A segment of the Candidatus Neomarinimicrobiota bacterium genome:
CAGATTGCTGCTGCCGTCCCGTGGGCCCGGAACAATACCGGGGCTTTTTCAGGAACATTGTCCAGGTTTTCCACAACCCGTGTCCCGGCCTCCGACAGGTCTTTCACCACACGCTCGTTGTGAACAATATGCCCCAGCATGAAGACTTCCCCGTTATGGCTGGCGTTTTCGTACGCCAAGCTTACGGCGTCTCTGACACCGAAACAGTATCCGGCGTCCTTGGCTATCGTTATCTTCACGCAGCACTCCCGTTGGCCATCTGAGACTCCAATTCTCTCAACGTATTTGAAACGACATACTCAACGGCCTGTTCCAGCCCCATCTGGACGGTGGTGCCCGCAGCAAACGGGTGCCCCCCTCCCCCCATCCGGCGTGCCACCATGTCGATCCTAACTCGCCCTTTTGACCGGAAATTCACCCGGCAGCTATCCCCCGTGAGTTCGTGGACCATTACCGCAACTTCAACTCCTCGAATCGATCTGACGACGTCCGTAAATCCGCTGACGTACTCGGGGCGTGCCCCCACTTTCTTGATCATCTCCCTTGTGACCGTGAACCAGGCCAATTTTCCTCCTCCGGTCAACCGGACCGTCTCAAGAGAATCTGCCATGAGAAGAATCCTCTCCACGGGTGTCGATTCATACACGCGTTGGTATAAGTCATAAGGCCTGATTCCAAGGCGAATCAATTCGCTGGCCATTTGATGAGCTCCGGCCGAGGTATTGTTGAAGCGGAAAGAACCTGTATCGGTCATTAAGGCAACGTACAGTCCCTCGGCAATTTCTTTCGTGAGTCCGTCATCACCACCCCAACGGGCCGTGGCATATTTCATATATTCGTACAAAAGATAGCCGGTTGCGCAGGCGGAAACGTCATGCAATGTGTATACAAAACCATTGGGATTGGGATGAGGATGATGATCGAGGGAAAAGGTGGGTACGGTCAGTCTTCTGAGATCCTCCCCCAGTTGAGCAAGGCGCTTGTAGCTTCCACTGTCGAAAATCACCGCAAGATCCACGTGCTCCAGCCAGTGGGCGTGTGATGCCCGGTCGTAGTACTCAAAAGGGGCCAGATCTGACAGGAACAGATACGCATCGGGAAGCGGCGAGGGATTGAGAATTCTACACTTCTTACCCCGGAGCGAAAGAAACTGATACATAGCCACCTGCGAGCCGAGCCCGTCCCCATCGGGCTCCACGTGCGTGGAGAAGACGATTGTCTGGGCGGTCCCAATCAAGCTGTGAAACTCCGCCCAACGCTCATCCGGTCCGTTCTGACTCATTTTCCCTCCTGACGTTTTACGGCGAAAAGCCCGGGACTCACCTCCGAGACCCGACGGTGACATAGGCGTCTGTTCCGAAATATGGAATCACCTGTTTAAGTTTCTGCCAGAAAATAAATTTACGCTTATAAACGAACATGTCAAAATCATACATCGATTCCTTACCTGAAACAACAGTCGTCTACTTCCTTACAAACCGCTTTCCACTCAGTTGAACAACTGCATCCTTTAACTCCAGCCTGAGCAACAAGTCCAGGACAGACGAGGGTTGGAGGTTCATTTCTTCAACTATGGCATCCACATGCTTCGGTTCATTTGAGAGAACCGAATAAACTTTCATCTCGTCCGATTTTAGGTCGAGGTTCAGCTCTTTCTGAACAGGTTTGGACGGGTGTTTCAACTTGGGATTTACGATATCTACAATCTGTTGCACACTTTCCACTGGTATGGCTCCGTGGCGAATGAGACGCAGGCATCCAGTGCTCATCCTGTCTGTGAGACGCCCGGGAACGGCAAACACCTCCCTGTTCTGGTCAACAGCGTTAAAAGCCGTCAACAACGCTCCGCTGCGATTTCCTGCTTCAACCACGATGGTGGCGTGACTCAATCCACTGATAATCCGATTGCGGCGGGGAAAGTTCCCGGCATCGGGTTT
Coding sequences within it:
- a CDS encoding bifunctional oligoribonuclease/PAP phosphatase NrnA produces the protein MSQNGPDERWAEFHSLIGTAQTIVFSTHVEPDGDGLGSQVAMYQFLSLRGKKCRILNPSPLPDAYLFLSDLAPFEYYDRASHAHWLEHVDLAVIFDSGSYKRLAQLGEDLRRLTVPTFSLDHHPHPNPNGFVYTLHDVSACATGYLLYEYMKYATARWGGDDGLTKEIAEGLYVALMTDTGSFRFNNTSAGAHQMASELIRLGIRPYDLYQRVYESTPVERILLMADSLETVRLTGGGKLAWFTVTREMIKKVGARPEYVSGFTDVVRSIRGVEVAVMVHELTGDSCRVNFRSKGRVRIDMVARRMGGGGHPFAAGTTVQMGLEQAVEYVVSNTLRELESQMANGSAA